From the genome of Neodiprion pinetum isolate iyNeoPine1 chromosome 3, iyNeoPine1.2, whole genome shotgun sequence, one region includes:
- the LOC124215755 gene encoding thioredoxin-related transmembrane protein 1 codes for MIVVRYFACFSIFFVLSSIHGVLGGDGGSLQLTEDNWNKILVGEWMVEFYAPWCPACKALEPVWESFASWKNDLGIRVGKVDVTDSPGLSGRFMVTALPTIFHAKDGIFRQYKSPRDKESLISFVKDKKWLQLEPISSWKSPNSIQMSVISYFFKLSQILRGMHNKLMEDYGLPTWGSYLIFSIATIILGAILGLFIVCLIDFIYPPKPVSYPSKKKEKDGSGGFMQEKNEGDEELVENVKDDLVDEDASGSDAQEEDKEEDETKSVPSSPNVRKRKPRKAD; via the exons atgattgttgTACGATATTTTGCCtgtttttctatatttttcgtGTTATCGTCAATCCACGGCGTTCTCGGTGGCGATGGAGGCTCGCTACAGCTAACCGAAGACAactggaataaaatattggTCGGAGAATGGATGGTGGAATT TTACGCACCTTGGTGTCCGGCATGTAAAGCACTGGAGCCAGTTTGGGAGAGTTTTGCCTCCTGGAAAAATGATCTCGGCATTCGGGTTGGCAAAGTAGACGTCACAGATTCACCTGGACTTAGTGGACGATTTATGGTTACTGCCCTACCGACAATATTCCA cgCAAAAGATGGTATATTTAGGCAGTACAAAAGTCCACGAGACAAGGAATCCCTCATATCGTTTGTCAAGGACAAAAAGTGGTTACAACTTGAGCCTATTTCCAGTTGGAAAAGCCCAAACTCTATCCAAATGTCTGTAATCAGCTACTTTTTCAAACTATCACAAATATTGAGG GGAATGCATAACAAACTGATGGAAGACTATGGCCTGCCTACTTGGGGTAGCTATTTGATCTTTTCAATTGCTACAATAATCCTTGGCGCCATTCTAGGACTT TTCATCGTTTGCCTGATCGATTTTATATATCCGCCAAAACCAGTCTCATATCCtagtaagaaaaaagaaaaggatgGGTCTGGCGGTTTTATGCAGGAAAAGAACGAAGGTGACGAAGAATTGGTTGAAAACGTTAAGGATGATTTGGTCGATGAAGATGCAAGTGGATCTGATGCTCAGGAAGAAGATAAGGAGGAAGACGAAACAAAAAGCGTACCCAGCAGCCCGAACGTACGCAAACGAAAGCCACGCAAGGCTGACTAA
- the LOC124215752 gene encoding uncharacterized protein — MSPVYPTLPRLAVRDSLDDEDLSDVDDEVFIRDGRNGGLKIDDEGGVKRPLMAPRRKCKISRQTDRRRPNCKALLVPCCYGSIALLVLLGLITLVIFAVSVFPVPLTFLQNWLARGIKPKVPKLDIAACTSLSASTVWTRSLPKLTSEAPLRSLDANGDNIDDVIVAFSTGLSDIEAPQYVCNVYFGGQTECLGGVLALDGTTGETIWTHWSWHVIFSLDCSMDVNGDEIKDCIAAGRGGTMRAISGRDGSMIWALPLQDFDKSDHHRILDVYDANYMADIDGDEVGDIIAAHTMQIGTKRSSNVVVVSGKTGDILHKIAINNKEQLFLAPQTLVHPDGERILVIVTGSHEQLGGLYVASFSDLYAEFKLKELYHDSKKGILTQPVLADITGDGTEDIIVAKFNSTITAYDGRSFEQIWNYTVPNSEVISSPIPGYYNDDEIPDFMVKHQLGPGFPVYYYAVATILDGKSGKPLLENELQDSMSGQISGLSVTVDGYGNDWFLHWSADCLNHEGDRSVFEFLKTTSFSSRMGADLCKLRFNSTLSTKLLALSQHTAPPGLPIYISDEWKKLEYNNSIDPRKEAEKYSEMHPDYDGPNPEIGVSSITERSLRTHPSRRVGSSNSQNAENDIFADQFNYYPNSKLGNDFQDLKAGIANVGNNPETNVSGDFDSDEDWRDTNKWYDENKDYDLYDEESNHDIDVEKGNGIREQRSDFIDTTKIGNYTDNVKNELDPNMDYTNGQTENNKYNRTTNVEESLSYPEFDVNLDSSADTQQKRSINGNRNKSEGIQGQDEIAVGNLQNSRKYERFFKINKRPNHELLPKKNEHQSSTDKMAGKVVEARLLHKGSVLNVSILDVTEIRNSSDQPGWIAKIIERPKEPNGTEKVEVVVNEVRAKDSWVTRDIFSKVTKNNEEDANIEKIFKRESMKNRQIFLNNNNNNKIKSKREAKLVDSQNEYVDGVQRQPPTGILLPSLERIGKPSNSVDLVFLTSWLPPSDASVILLQQDLDCIHRKRKESTSPGSRGKNTKKERTQTILECLAERGIDYKILQEGTDRENVKIPLGQMTIYRMKLECVCPEDMLAGQTCRSISSQQSWPQHLGPSTNGYFKPLRKPAS; from the exons ATGTCGCCTGTGTACCCAACATTGCCCAGGTTGGCTGTACGCGACAGTTTGGACGATGAGGATCTAAGTGACGTTGATGACGAGGTGTTCATAAGAGATGGAAGAAACGGAGGTCTGAAGATAGATGACGAAGGAGGAGTCAAAAGGCCGTTAATGGCACCCCGTAGAAAATGCAAAATAAGTAGACAAACAGATAGGAGAAGACCAAATTGTAAAGCACTGTTGGTTCCCTGCTGCTATGGAAGTATAGCGCTGCTCGTTCTCTTAGGACTAATCACCCTGGTCATATTTGCCGTCAGTGTATTTCCTGTCCCGTTAACATTTCTACAGAACTGGCTTGCACGAGGCATTAAACCCAAGGTTCCTAAACTTGATATCGCCGCTTGTACATCACTTTCTGCAAGCACTGTCTGGACCAGGTCTTTACCCAAATTGACATCAGAAGCTCCTCTGCGAAGCCTAGATGCTAATGGCGACAATATCGACGACGTCATTGTCGCCTTCAGTACAG GACTAAGTGACATTGAAGCTCCTCAGTACGTGTGCAACGTATACTTTGGAGGTCAGACTGAATGCTTGGGTGGAGTCCTTGCTCTGGATGGAACGACCGGGGAGACAATATGGACGCACTGGTCTTGGCATGTAATATTTTCCCTGGATTGTTCTATGGACGTCAATGGTGACGAGATTAAAGACTGCATCGCAGCTGGCCGAGGTGGGACAATGCGCGCTATAAGCGGGCGAGACGGTTCTATGATATGGGCATTGCCGCTTCAAGATTTCGACAAATCCGACCATCACAGAATCCTAGATGTTTATGATGCTAATTACATGGCTGATATAGACGGTGATGAGGTCGGAGATATTATTGCTGCTCATACGATGCAAATAGGTACCAAGAGATCCAGTAATGTTGTTGTCGTGTCTGGGAAAACTGGGGACATTCTTCACAAAATTGCTATAAACAACAAGGAACAGTTGTTCCTTGCCCCACAGACTCTGGTCCACCCAGACGGGGAAAGAATACTCGTCATAGTTACAGGAAGCCACGAACAGCTAGGAGGACTATACGTCGCTTCATTTTCAGACCTTTACGCAGAATTT AAGCTGAAAGAACTATATCATGACTCGAAAAAAGGTATCTTGACACAGCCTGTCCTTGCAGATATAACAGGAGATGGTACAGAAGATATCATAGTAGCCAAGTTCAATTCCACGATTACCGCTTATGATGGGCGATCATTTGAGCAGATATGGAACTACACAGTTCCAAATTCAGAAGTAATTAGTAGTCCGATTCCCGGTTATTACAATGACGATGAAATTCCAGATTTTATGGTGAAGCACCAACTTGGGCCAGGATTTCCAGTGTATTATTATGCAGTGGCCACAATTTTGGATGGAAAAAGCGGTAAACCATTGTTAGAAAACGAACTGCAAGACAGTATGAGTGGTCAAATTTCAGGATTGTCTGTTACCGTTGATGGGTATGGCAATGACTGGTTCTTACACTGGTCAGCCGACTGTTTGAACCATGAAGGAGACAGAAGCGTGTTCGAGTTTCTCAAAACTACGTCATTCTCTTCTCGAATGGGAGCAGATCTCTGCAAGTTACGATTCAATTCCACACTGTCTACTAAATTGTTGGCATTAAGTCAGCACACTGCACCTCCTGGGCTGCCAATATATATTTCTGATGAATGGAAAAAGTTGGAGTACAATAATTCCATTGATCCCCGAAAGGAGGCTGAGAAATATTCAGAAATGCACCCAGATTATGACGGACCTAATCCAGAAATTGGCGTTTCATCCATCACTGAAAGATCGCTGAGAACTCACCCAAGCCGTCGCGTTGGGTCGAGCAACTCCCAGAATGCCGAGAATGATATTTTTGCAGatcaattcaattattatccGAATTCGAAACTCGGTAATGATTTCCAAGATCTCAAAGCAGGCATTGCCAATGTTGGTAACAACCCTGAAACCAACGTGTCTGGAGATTTTGATTCTGATGAGGATTGGAGAGACACCAACAAATGgtatgatgaaaataaagattACGATCTTTACGATGAAGAATCAAACCATGACATTGATGTAGAAAAAGGTAACGGAATCCGCGAACAGCGCAGCGATTTTATTGATACTACAAAAATCGGTAACTATACGGacaatgtgaaaaatgaattagaCCCGAATATGGATTATACAAATGGACAAACCGAGAACAACAAGTACAATCGGACAACAAACGTTGAGGAAAGCCTGAGCTATCCGGAATTTGATGTAAACTTGGACAGTTCTGCTGACACTCAACAGAAGCGGAGTATCAATGGTAATAGAAACAAGTCTGAGGGAATTCAAGGTCAAGATGAAATAGCTGTcggaaatttacaaaatagcCGGAAGtatgaaagatttttcaaaataaacaaGCGGCCAAATCATGAACTACTGCCCAAAAAAAACGAGCATCAATCTTCAACTGACAAAATGGCTGGCAAAGTTGTGGAAGCACGCCTACTCCATAAAGGATCTGTTCTGAATGTATCAATTCTCGATGTAACCGAAATAAGAAATTCTAGCGATCAACCAGGCTGGATAGCAAAAATCATTGAGAGACCAAAAGAGCCAAACGGTACGGAAAAAGTAGAAGTAGTCGTGAATGAGGTGAGAGCGAAGGATTCTTGGGTGACGAGGGACATATTTTCCAaggtaacaaaaaataatgaagaagaTGCGAACATTGAGAAGATATTTAAACGGGAATCAATGAAGAACCgacaaatttttctgaataataataacaacaacaaaatcaaatcaaaGAGAGAAGCAAAACTTGTTGACTCTCAGAACGAATATGTGGATGGTGTACAAAGACAACCGCCTACTGGCATATTGTTGCCTTCTTTGGAGAGAATTGGAAAGCCTTCAAATTCAGTTGATTTAGTGTTTTTAACGTCATGGCTGCCGCCTTCTGATGCCTCTGTTATCCTGCTTCAACAGGACCTGGACTGTATtcatagaaaaagaaaagaatctaCATCGCCTGGTTCTCGTGGGAAGAATACTAAAAAAGAACGAACACAGACGATACTTGAGTGCCTGGCAGAACGTGGCATTGATTACAAGATACTTCAAGAAGGCACTGATAGAGAGAACGTGAAAATACCCCTA